In the genome of Nycticebus coucang isolate mNycCou1 chromosome 12, mNycCou1.pri, whole genome shotgun sequence, one region contains:
- the LOC128562459 gene encoding aquaporin-8: MCDSDFGNGKMKEPSEAGRGRMSWYERLVQPCLVELLGSALFIFIGCLSVIENVPDMGLLQPALAHGLALSLIISTLGNISGGHFNPAVSLAAMLSGGLTLMMLLPYWISQLLGGLLGAALAKVVSPEDRFWNTTGAAFVTVQEQGQVIGALVAEIILTVLVLAVGLGTTNEKTTFSPTPFRVGQSVTMAILAGGTVSGACMNPARAFGPAVMANYWGFHWIYWLGPLLASLLVGLLFRFFIGDGKTRLILKGQ; encoded by the exons ATGTGTGACTCTGACTTTGGCAATGGCAAGATGAAGGAACCAAGTGAGGCTGGCAGGGGACGCATGTCCTGGTACGAGCGGCTGGTGCAGCCCTGCCTGGTTGAGCTGCTGGGCTCTGCTCTCTTCATCTTCATTGGGTGCCTGTCAGTCATTGAGAATGTGCCAGACATGGGGCTGCTGCAGCCGGCCCTGGCCCACGGGCTGGCACTGAGCCTCATCATCTCCACGCTGGGGAACATCAG TGGGGGCCACTTTAACCCTGCGGTGTCCCTGGCAGCCATGCTGAGTGGAGGCCTCACCCTGATGATGCTCCTTCCCTATTGGatctcccagctgcttggagggCTGCTCGGGGCTGCCCTGGCCAAG GTGGTGAGTCCTGAAGATAGGTTCTGGAACACAACTGGGGCAGCCTTTGTGACAGTCCAGGAGCAGGGGCAGGTGATAGGGGCGTTGGTGGCAGAGATCATTCTGACAGTGCTGGTCTTGGCCGTGGGTTTGGGCACCACCAATGAGAAGACCACATTCTCTCCCACCCCATTCCGTGTTGGGCAGTCTGTCACCATGGCCATCCTGGCTGG GGGTACCGTGTCTGGAGCCTGCATGAACCCAGCCCGTGCCTTTGGACCTGCTGTGATGGCCAACTACTGGGGCTTCCACTGGATCTACTGGCTGGGCCCGCTTCTGGCTAGCCTGCTTGTAGGACTTCTCTTTAG GTTCTTCATTGGAGATGGGAAAACACGTCTCATCCTGAAGGGACAGTGA